The Arachis hypogaea cultivar Tifrunner chromosome 16, arahy.Tifrunner.gnm2.J5K5, whole genome shotgun sequence genome contains a region encoding:
- the LOC112756866 gene encoding uncharacterized protein, producing MKSPGCIKDVQRLTGRLTALSRFLGASAARALPFFNLMKKGIAFEWTPACEEAFKHFKEILATPPILGKPKVGEPLYLYLAITDEAMAAILVREQGKIQQPIYFMIKALQGAELRYSKLEKLALALLTSSRRLRQYFKGHQVVVRTDQGIRQVLQKPDLAGRMMTWAIELSQYDLQYESRHAIKAQAMADFLVEVTGDPTEATNIRWKLHVDGASNQTFGGAGIILESPARVIYEQSIKFEFPVSNNQAEYEALLGGLILAREVGATRLEVCSDSQVVTSQVNRTYQARYSLLQKYLEKVKELSNQFEEVTIQHVPRERNTRADLLSKLASTKPGAGNRSLIQGLVKEQSVVLQLTQSEPSWMNPIIDFLEKARLPSDDKLAKTIRWEAAKYAIIQGQLFKKEISQPLLKCLHPDQTDYVLREVHEGCCDHHIGGKALARKLIRAGYYCPLMMRTPKNS from the coding sequence atgaagagcccggggTGCATCAAAGACGTTCAAAGGTTGACAGGGAGGCTCACCGCGCTATCACGGTTCCTCGGGGCGTCGGCTGCCAGGGCGCTACCATTCTTTAACCTAATGAAAAAAGGGATAGCATTTGAATGGACCCCGGCGTGCGAAGAAGCATTCAAGCATTTCAAAGAGATTCTTGCAACACCACCCATTCTTGGGAAGCCTAAGGTCGGAGAACCACTATACCTGTACTTAGCCATAACGGATGAAGCGATGGCGGCGATTTTAGTGCGAGAACAAGGGAAGATCCAACAACCAATTTACTTTATGATCAAAGCGCTGCAAGGAGCAGAATTGAGATACAGCAAATTAGAGAAGTTGGCACTTGCGCTCCTGACCTCTTCCCGTAGATTACGACAATACTTCAAGGGTCATCAAGTGGTCGTAAGGACAGACCAGGGAATCCGCCAGGTACTCCAGAAACCCGACTtagcgggaagaatgatgacttgggctATCGAGCTATCCCAGTATGACTTGCAGTATGAATCCAGGCATGCGATTAAGGCGCAGGCCATGGCCGATTTCTTGGTAGAAGTAACGGGGGACCCAACCGAGGCAACGAACAtacggtggaagctccacgtgGACGGGGCCTCAAACCAAACGTTCGGAGGTGCCGGGATCATCCTGGAAAGCCCAGCCAGAGTCATATATGAACAGTCGATCAAGTTCGAGTTTCCGGTGTCAAACAATCAAGCGGAGTACGAGGCCCTTCTGGGCGGCTTAATCCTGGCCAGGGAGGTCGGAGCCACAAGGCTAGAGGTGTGCAGTGACTCGCAGGTTGTTACCTCTCAGGTCAATAGGACCTACCAGGCTAGATATTCACTGTTACAGAAGTATCTGGAGAAGGTCAAAGAGTTGAGCAATCAATTCGAGGAGGTCACGATCCAACACGTTCCGagggaaaggaacacacgggcagacctcctgtCCAAGCTAGCAAGCACAAAACCAGGGGCCGGCAACCGGTCTCTCATTCAAGGTTTGGTAAAGGAACAATCTGTGGTCCTGCAATTGACTCAATCAGAACCCTCTTGGATGAACCCGATCATTGATTTTCTGGAGAAGGCAAGGCTCCCCAGTGACGACAAGCTGGCCAAAACGATAAGGTGGGAAGCGGCCAAGTATGCAATCATACAGGGCCAGTTGTTTAAAAAAGAAATCAGCCAACCCTTGTTGAAATGCCTGCATCCCGACCAAACAGACTATGTGCTCAGAGAGGTCCATGAGGGGTGCTGTGATCACCATATCGGGGGCAAAGCTTTAGCAAGAAAGCTCATCAGAGCAGGGTATTACTGCCCATTGATGATGAGGACTCCAAAGAATTCGTAA
- the LOC140180060 gene encoding uncharacterized protein: MVITARVGTGLIKRILVNTGADSNIMFRNVFDAFGLRDANLRTHQHGVVGLGDHFIKPDGIISLPVSVGLGQGGRSVMAEFVVLRDSTAYNVILGRKTINDLGAVISTKMLVMKFIADDGSVGSIKGDLETAVACDNASLSLRKKSKEALGVFLAELDPRVDDKPKPEPEGNLERFRVDDTEEKFSFVNRNLPHDLKEPLMEMIRANGDLFSWTAADMPGIDPQLMSHRLAVRAGAKAVAQRRRKMSQERAEEVARQTASLLEAGFIQELDYLTWLSNVVLVRKHNGKWRMCVDYSDLNKACPKDSYPFPNIDALVDAATRYRGHLPKVDE; this comes from the exons ATGGTAATCACAGCCAGAGTGGGAACTGGCCTGATTAAGCGGATCCTCGTAAACACCGGGGCTGACTCGAATatcatgttccgcaacgtgttcGATGCCTTTGGTCTCCGGGATGCCAATTTAAGAACTCACCAGCATGGGGTAGTAGGCTTGGgggaccacttcatcaagcccgACGGGATAATCTCCCTACCGGTATCCGTAGGACTAGGACAGGGAGGAAGGTCGGTAATGGCAGAATTTGTGGTTCTGCGAGACTCCACGGCTTACAACGTCATCCTAGGGAGAAAGACTATCAATGATCTCGGGGCAGTGATTAGTACAAAGATGTTGGTAATGAAGTTCATCGCTGATGACGGATCCGTCGGATCCATAAAGGGAGActtggaaacggcagtcgcttgTGACAATGCCAGTCTCTCCTTAAGGAAGAAATCCAAAGAAGCATTGGGAGTATTCCTCGCCGAGTTGGACCCTAGAGTCGACGACAAACCCAAACCCGAACCGGAAGGGAACTTAGAAAGGTTCAGGGTTGACGACACAGAGGAAAAGTTTAGTTTTGTGAATAGGAATCTCCCACATGACCTGAAGGAACCTTTAATGGAAATGATCAGGGCTAACGGCGACCTATTTTCCTGGACGGcagccgacatgccggggatAGACCCCCAGCTCATGTCGCATCGTTTGGCCGTCAGAGCGGGGGCCAAGGCGGTCGCTCAGAGGAGAAGGAAAATGTCACAAGAAagggcagaggaggtggccaggcagacggccagcctTCTTGAAGCGGGATTTATCCAGGAACTCGACTACTTGACTTGGCTGTCGAATGTAGTTCTGGTTAGAAAGCACAATgggaaatggaggatgtgcgtagaTTACTCCGATCTTAACAAAGCATGTCCCAAAGACTCCTACCCCTTCCCCAATATAGATGCGCTCGTCGACGCGGCGACGAGATAtcg GGGTCACctaccaaaggttgatgaataa